In a single window of the Leisingera daeponensis DSM 23529 genome:
- the def gene encoding peptide deformylase, translated as MKRPILIHPDPRLKKVCAAVPDLSDDLRVLADDMLETMYAAPGIGLAAPQIGILQRLIVLDCVKEEDGDPRPLVMFNPEIISSSDETNVYEEGCLSIPDQYAEVTRPKVVEVEWMDRSGNAQRETFDGLWATCVQHEIDHLNGKLFIDYLKPLKRQMITRKMQKLKRERARA; from the coding sequence ATGAAACGACCGATCCTGATCCATCCCGATCCCCGCCTGAAGAAGGTCTGCGCGGCAGTGCCGGACCTCAGCGATGACTTGCGCGTGCTGGCGGATGACATGCTGGAAACCATGTATGCAGCCCCCGGCATCGGCCTGGCGGCGCCGCAGATCGGTATCTTGCAACGGCTGATCGTGCTGGACTGCGTCAAGGAAGAAGACGGCGATCCGCGCCCGCTGGTGATGTTCAACCCTGAAATCATCTCCTCCTCGGACGAAACCAATGTTTATGAGGAAGGCTGCCTGTCGATCCCGGATCAATACGCCGAGGTGACCCGCCCCAAGGTGGTCGAGGTCGAATGGATGGACCGCAGCGGCAATGCGCAGCGGGAGACCTTTGACGGCTTGTGGGCGACGTGCGTGCAGCATGAGATCGACCATCTGAACGGCAAGCTGTTCATCGATTACCTGAAGCCGCTGAAGCGCCAGATGATCACCCGCAAGATGCAGAAGCTGAAGCGCGAACGCGCCCGCGCCTGA